AGGTTATCAATAATCTTCTAACAAATGCAATTAAATATTCACATAAGGGATCAAATGTATTTATTGAAATTGAAGAGAATAAAGAGAGTATTATTCTATCAGTTAAGGATGAAGGGTTAGGCATTGCAAAAGATGAACGAGAACTACTTTTCAAACCCTTTCAGAAGACCGGCACAAAAAGCACAGGTGGGGAAAAGAGCATGGGACTTGGTTTGTATATTGTAAAGAGAATTATTGATGCGCATAATGGATCGATTAGAGTGAAAAGTGCTGTAAACAAAGGTTCTACATTTTATGTAGAGCTTCCAAAAAATCCAACAGGGAGAGAACAATGAAAAGTACAATACTTTTAGTTGATGATGAAATGTATAATCAAAAGATCTATTCGAAAATACTGAAGGATGCAGGATA
This window of the Candidatus Cloacimonadota bacterium genome carries:
- a CDS encoding sensor histidine kinase → VINNLLTNAIKYSHKGSNVFIEIEENKESIILSVKDEGLGIAKDERELLFKPFQKTGTKSTGGEKSMGLGLYIVKRIIDAHNGSIRVKSAVNKGSTFYVELPKNPTGREQ